In a single window of the Zea mays cultivar B73 chromosome 5, Zm-B73-REFERENCE-NAM-5.0, whole genome shotgun sequence genome:
- the LOC100282702 gene encoding Homologous-pairing protein 2 homolog isoform 1 (isoform 1 is encoded by transcript variant 1) has product MPPKSDSVEGIVLGFVNEQNRPLNSQNAADALQKFNLKKTAVQKALDALADSGQISFKEYGKQKIYIARQDQFDIPNGEELEEMKKTNAKLQEELADQKKAISEVESEVRGLQSNLTLTEITSKKSELQSEVQEMEEKLNKLRSGVTLVKPEDKKIIENSFAEKVSQWKRRKRMFKELWDNITEHSPKDQKEFKEELGIEYDEDVDVNVQSYSDMLASLNKRRKISR; this is encoded by the exons ATGCCGCCTAAATCCGATAGCGTTGAAG GAATCGTCCTGGGTTTCGTAAATGAG CAAAACAGGCCATTGAATTCACAGAATGCAGCTGATGCACTGCAGAAGTTTAATCTTAAGAAGACTGCGGTGCAAAAGGCACTGGATGCATTGGCTGACAGTGGACAGATTTCCTTCAAGGAGTATGGCAAGCAGAAAATTTACATTGCTCGGCAAGATCAATTTGACATTCCAAATGGTGAGGAACTTGAGGAGATGAAGAAAACAAATGCCAAGTTACAGGAAGAACTTGCGGATCAAAAGAAAGCAATTAGTGAGGTTGAATCTG AGGTACGAGGTCTGCAGTCAAACTTGACACTCACAGAGATCACGTCAAAGAAGAGTGAATTGCAAAGCGAA GTCCAAGAAATGGAAGAGAAACTAAATAAGTTGCGGAGTGGTGTTACCTTGGTGAAACCTGAGGACAAGAAGATCATTGAGAATTCCTTTGCTGAAAAAGTGAGCCAATGGAAAAGGCGGAAGAGGATGTTCAAGGAGCTCTGGGATAATATTACTGAGCACAGCCCAAAAGATCAGAAGGAATTTAAG GAAGAACTTGGTATCGAGTACGACGAAGATGTTGATGTGAACGTGCAGTCTTACTCTGACATGCTAGCAAGTCTCAACAAAAGGCGAAAAATTTCCCGCTGA
- the LOC100280893 gene encoding chemocyanin precursor, giving the protein MAQVRGSARGTGSGSSAAALALVLLCALLRGEFAESAVYTVGDRGGWSFNTASWPNGKRFRAGDVLVFRYDARAHNVVPVSAAGYSSCSAPEGARALATGNDRVTLRRGANYFICSFPGHCQAGMKVAVTAA; this is encoded by the exons ATGGCTCAGGTAAGGGGCAGTGCTCGTGGCACTGGCAGTGGCAGCAGCGCCGCCGCGCTGGCGCTGGTCCTCCTGTGCGCGCTCCTCCGCGGCGAGTTCGCCGAGTCGGCGGTGTACACGGTCGGCGACCGCGGCGGGTGGAGCTTCAACACCGCCAGCTGGCCCAACGGCAAGCGTTTCCGCGCCGGCGACGTCCTCG TGTTCAGGTACGACGCCAGGGCGCACAACGTGGTGCCCGTGAGCGCGGCGGGGTACAGCTCGTGCAGCGCGCCCGAGGGCGCCAGGGCGCTCGCCACCGGGAACGACCGCGTCACGCTGAGGCGCGGCGCCAACTACTTCATCTGCAGCTTCCCAGGCCACTGCCAGGCCGGCATGAAGGTCGCCGTCACCGCCGCCTAG
- the LOC100282702 gene encoding Homologous-pairing protein 2 homolog isoform 2 (isoform 2 is encoded by transcript variant 2): MPPKSDSVEGIVLGFVNEKFNLKKTAVQKALDALADSGQISFKEYGKQKIYIARQDQFDIPNGEELEEMKKTNAKLQEELADQKKAISEVESEVRGLQSNLTLTEITSKKSELQSEVQEMEEKLNKLRSGVTLVKPEDKKIIENSFAEKVSQWKRRKRMFKELWDNITEHSPKDQKEFKEELGIEYDEDVDVNVQSYSDMLASLNKRRKISR, translated from the exons ATGCCGCCTAAATCCGATAGCGTTGAAG GAATCGTCCTGGGTTTCGTAAATGAG AAGTTTAATCTTAAGAAGACTGCGGTGCAAAAGGCACTGGATGCATTGGCTGACAGTGGACAGATTTCCTTCAAGGAGTATGGCAAGCAGAAAATTTACATTGCTCGGCAAGATCAATTTGACATTCCAAATGGTGAGGAACTTGAGGAGATGAAGAAAACAAATGCCAAGTTACAGGAAGAACTTGCGGATCAAAAGAAAGCAATTAGTGAGGTTGAATCTG AGGTACGAGGTCTGCAGTCAAACTTGACACTCACAGAGATCACGTCAAAGAAGAGTGAATTGCAAAGCGAA GTCCAAGAAATGGAAGAGAAACTAAATAAGTTGCGGAGTGGTGTTACCTTGGTGAAACCTGAGGACAAGAAGATCATTGAGAATTCCTTTGCTGAAAAAGTGAGCCAATGGAAAAGGCGGAAGAGGATGTTCAAGGAGCTCTGGGATAATATTACTGAGCACAGCCCAAAAGATCAGAAGGAATTTAAG GAAGAACTTGGTATCGAGTACGACGAAGATGTTGATGTGAACGTGCAGTCTTACTCTGACATGCTAGCAAGTCTCAACAAAAGGCGAAAAATTTCCCGCTGA